The following are encoded in a window of Blastocatellia bacterium genomic DNA:
- a CDS encoding TonB-dependent receptor, with protein MRRALVYWAFLFLGVYLTSPTAIAARQAQAASADLTGTVLDPQARVVVGATVTIRNQATNFSRTATTDEAGQFRFLALPPGRYEVTVEAPGFAKVVNPNVVLTVGQSAELNVRLEVARLGEEVTVEAGAEIIERTRTAVVETIDQRRIDYLPINGRNYLFFALTSSLVTRDNAPAIGPAPTSGLSFGGQRARGNNVQVDGVDNNDNSVNAVRATVSQEAVQEFQIIANSYNAEFGRATGGVINIVTRSGTNEVHGSVFGFIRHRSFQATNAFSTEPDPAYTRVQTGATLGGPFVRDRHFYFFSYETTRRQETGFSTIGQGNFDLVPVTFGGTTGLLTREQAAFVANPAVPEPLRAAYFRTVAAASATALFGSPLGPGGPRIFPTGRPLPPGFQPLRPLGQNYPISQKVSFYLAKFDHQLSPAHRLTTRLSVTPSTTTGIQTTSQNQPFGQNAFSRTAIEQFRDLAFAAHMTSVLGGNIVNEARFQAARRGLGLKPQSTRVAVNIAGFAFFGQEAFSPLDRVEKRFQWMDNLSIVHGSHSFKFGTDINYIPLRADFYLYFGGVYNFGPLPASVLDPNLRLAPPLTAVQAYGLGLPQNFIQGFGDPHVAGSNKTLAVFGQDSWRPRPNLTINYGVRYEVELTPSLPPPTPLSAEAQRVLGLLEGIARDYNNVQPRFALAWDPRNTGKMVIRAAYGIFHDKSFLATFANARVANGTRHLVLPIGTPAPTSLNAASVFQGVLVFPGYLPNEQRFDIKTPAFQTQEGILQVSPLLPFMLPTARGNVLPYAQHANLTIERQLFSDVSVSVGYLFVKGTHLNRPREINPPLVPLLLRNRDRAVQLGLIPPGTNPLQVTVFDPASGVVPTAFFNFFRPSGPNFALLQRAGIGREQALQIARALGLPQGPGVFIPYAQIVLQETAGSSTYHGFSLNINKRYSRNFQFLVSYTLSKAIDDSTDLQSQLIPQDSFRADLERSLSNFDQRHRFVLSGVFQSPYRRSDSGFWRKLLADFTFAPILELSSGRPFTIYLGQDNNFDTSPYNDRPNLVGPPTRERPFGVFAVPPEGQIGNLGRNTGMRPGFASLDIRLTRSFFLTERWRLDAIFEMFNSFNRVNVSDVSNNFLTAGQPTAAFDPRQIQLALKLVF; from the coding sequence ATGAGACGAGCGCTCGTTTATTGGGCCTTTCTTTTCCTCGGGGTGTATTTGACAAGCCCCACTGCGATCGCCGCTCGGCAAGCGCAGGCGGCTTCGGCGGATCTCACGGGCACCGTACTCGATCCGCAAGCGCGTGTGGTCGTTGGGGCGACCGTGACGATCCGAAATCAAGCGACGAATTTCTCGCGCACGGCCACGACCGATGAGGCCGGACAATTCCGCTTCTTAGCGCTTCCTCCCGGGCGATATGAGGTGACCGTCGAAGCGCCGGGCTTCGCCAAAGTCGTGAATCCGAATGTCGTGTTGACGGTCGGACAGAGCGCGGAGTTGAACGTCCGACTGGAAGTCGCGCGCTTGGGCGAAGAGGTCACCGTTGAAGCGGGGGCGGAGATCATCGAGCGCACGCGCACGGCCGTTGTGGAGACGATTGATCAGCGTCGCATTGACTATCTGCCGATCAATGGGCGGAACTATCTCTTCTTCGCCCTCACCAGTTCGCTTGTGACCCGCGATAATGCACCGGCCATTGGTCCGGCGCCGACGTCCGGGCTCAGCTTCGGCGGGCAGCGCGCGCGCGGCAACAACGTGCAGGTGGACGGCGTGGACAACAACGACAACTCGGTGAACGCCGTGCGGGCGACGGTCTCGCAGGAAGCCGTGCAGGAGTTTCAGATCATCGCCAACAGCTACAATGCCGAATTCGGGCGGGCTACTGGCGGTGTCATCAATATCGTCACGCGCTCGGGGACGAACGAGGTGCATGGCAGCGTCTTCGGCTTCATTCGCCATCGGTCATTCCAGGCCACGAATGCCTTCTCGACGGAGCCGGATCCGGCCTACACGCGCGTGCAAACGGGGGCGACGCTCGGCGGTCCCTTCGTGCGCGATCGCCATTTCTATTTCTTCTCCTACGAGACGACGCGACGTCAGGAGACGGGTTTCTCCACAATCGGACAGGGGAATTTCGATCTCGTGCCGGTGACCTTCGGTGGCACGACGGGGCTCTTGACGCGAGAGCAAGCGGCATTCGTCGCAAATCCGGCGGTGCCCGAGCCGTTGCGCGCGGCCTACTTCCGTACGGTTGCGGCTGCTTCGGCGACGGCTCTCTTTGGCAGTCCGCTCGGTCCTGGGGGGCCGCGCATCTTTCCCACCGGTCGCCCCTTGCCTCCGGGATTTCAACCGCTTCGTCCATTGGGGCAGAACTATCCGATCTCGCAGAAGGTGAGCTTCTATCTGGCGAAATTCGACCATCAGCTCTCGCCAGCGCATCGGCTCACGACGCGGCTCTCGGTGACGCCGAGCACGACGACGGGCATTCAGACGACGTCGCAGAATCAACCCTTCGGACAAAACGCCTTCTCGCGCACGGCCATCGAGCAATTCCGCGATCTCGCCTTCGCCGCGCACATGACGAGCGTCTTGGGGGGGAACATCGTCAACGAAGCGCGCTTTCAAGCAGCGCGCCGTGGCCTCGGTCTCAAGCCTCAAAGCACGCGAGTCGCCGTCAACATCGCCGGGTTCGCCTTCTTCGGACAAGAGGCCTTCTCTCCCTTGGATCGCGTGGAGAAGCGGTTCCAGTGGATGGATAATCTCTCCATCGTTCATGGCTCGCACAGCTTCAAGTTTGGGACCGACATCAACTACATTCCGTTGCGGGCTGATTTCTACCTCTACTTCGGCGGGGTCTACAACTTCGGGCCGCTGCCAGCGTCGGTCCTCGACCCGAATCTGCGTCTGGCGCCGCCGCTGACGGCGGTACAGGCATATGGGCTCGGACTGCCGCAGAACTTCATCCAGGGATTCGGCGATCCGCACGTCGCGGGCTCAAACAAGACACTGGCCGTCTTCGGTCAGGATAGTTGGCGGCCGCGTCCCAATCTGACGATCAACTACGGTGTGCGGTATGAGGTCGAGCTGACGCCTTCGCTCCCGCCGCCTACGCCTCTCTCGGCTGAGGCTCAGCGCGTTTTGGGCTTGCTCGAAGGTATCGCGCGCGACTACAACAATGTGCAGCCTCGGTTCGCTCTGGCCTGGGATCCGAGGAACACGGGAAAGATGGTGATTCGCGCCGCCTACGGGATCTTCCACGACAAATCGTTCCTGGCGACGTTTGCGAATGCGCGTGTCGCCAATGGCACGCGCCATCTGGTGCTCCCTATCGGCACGCCCGCGCCGACGAGCCTCAACGCCGCCTCGGTCTTTCAAGGTGTGCTCGTCTTCCCCGGCTATCTGCCGAACGAACAGCGCTTCGATATCAAGACGCCAGCTTTCCAAACCCAAGAGGGCATCTTGCAGGTCAGTCCTCTGCTTCCGTTCATGTTGCCGACAGCGCGCGGGAACGTTCTGCCCTATGCCCAGCATGCCAATCTCACGATCGAACGGCAGCTCTTCTCCGACGTGAGCGTCAGCGTCGGTTACCTCTTCGTGAAGGGGACGCACCTGAATCGGCCGCGCGAGATCAATCCACCGCTCGTCCCGCTGCTGCTCCGGAATCGAGATCGCGCTGTGCAGCTTGGGCTCATCCCACCGGGGACGAACCCGCTGCAGGTCACTGTCTTCGATCCAGCGAGTGGCGTCGTGCCGACGGCTTTCTTCAACTTCTTCCGTCCCTCGGGCCCCAATTTCGCGCTATTGCAGCGCGCGGGGATCGGACGCGAACAAGCCCTGCAGATCGCGCGCGCGCTCGGCTTGCCGCAGGGACCGGGCGTCTTCATCCCCTATGCGCAGATCGTCCTGCAGGAGACGGCCGGCAGTTCCACCTATCACGGCTTCTCGCTCAACATCAACAAGCGCTACAGCCGGAATTTCCAATTCCTCGTGAGCTACACCCTCTCGAAGGCGATCGACGATTCGACCGATCTGCAGTCGCAGCTCATCCCGCAGGATAGCTTCCGCGCGGATCTGGAGCGCTCGCTCTCGAATTTCGATCAACGACATCGCTTCGTCCTGAGCGGCGTCTTTCAGAGCCCGTATCGGCGTTCGGACAGCGGATTCTGGAGGAAGCTGCTGGCCGATTTCACCTTCGCGCCCATCTTGGAGCTCTCGTCGGGACGTCCCTTCACGATCTATCTTGGGCAAGACAACAACTTCGACACGAGCCCATACAATGATCGGCCGAACTTGGTCGGACCGCCCACGCGCGAGCGGCCGTTCGGCGTCTTCGCCGTCCCGCCCGAAGGACAGATCGGGAACCTCGGGCGCAACACGGGCATGCGTCCGGGATTCGCCAGCCTCGACATTCGGCTCACGCGCTCGTTCTTCCTCACCGAACGATGGCGCTTGGACGCCATCTTCGAGATGTTCAACTCCTTCAATCGCGTCAACGTGAGCGATGTGAGCAATAACTTCCTCACGGCGGGACAGCCGACGGCGGCCTTCGATCCGCGGCAGATTCAGCTAGCCCTGAAACTCGTCTTCTGA
- a CDS encoding Rne/Rng family ribonuclease, with translation MAKEMIISSNDFERKIAILEDGVLTEYYVERVGESQGIVGNIYKGRVTRVLPGMQSAFVDIGLERDAFLYVSDVIEMEDLDVEFEPAELLVASSVERESKVEDTVEEILEALAEPLAAASERARESQKTPPAEPERELEALVESLVQELPSVEAGEESAVLPEVDLKEAIFDEKITEALHAEEERIELTPEERAEVAEVKESAPSEEQAPRVGSVHVQLGVSSRRQRIVDDQSDHLLTEGSPTSETDASGEAASIVESSQEVATDADATSRAEESTSSDPEDPPLPDGEASVRSPQIRARLAARRRVRRRRTGRTSAAESPASEERAEAKPTITELLEEGQEILVQIAKEPIGTKGARVTTHITLPGRYLVYLPTFEHVGVSRRITSSTERARLRRLVSELRARQKIAGGVIVRTAAEGCGEAELLDDLLYLYRTWVDIRTRAERARAPQLIHRELDLVERILRDRLSDDFTAIRVDDEDDYARIVNFVARLQPKLLHRVKLHTRPTPIFEDYGIQAEIEKAIRPRVWLKSGGYIVINQTEALVAIDVNTGKFVGKTNRFEDTITRTNIEAAREIARQIRLRDLGGIIVLDFIDMEERKNRQKVMQVLEEELRKDRAPTKILQFNDFGLVAITRKRVKQSLERTLCEPCPYCHGSGLVKSPQTVCLEILDEAKRMALAREVEDGKEVIVRVHPEVARALREKYPKLLEEVEAYLGGNVTVKADPLIHQEQFDIALV, from the coding sequence ATGGCGAAGGAGATGATCATCAGCTCCAACGACTTCGAGCGGAAGATCGCCATCCTCGAAGATGGCGTGCTCACCGAGTACTACGTCGAGCGAGTTGGCGAAAGCCAAGGGATCGTCGGCAACATCTACAAAGGGCGCGTCACGCGCGTCCTCCCTGGTATGCAATCAGCCTTTGTGGACATCGGTTTGGAACGAGACGCGTTCCTCTACGTCTCCGATGTCATCGAGATGGAGGATCTGGACGTTGAATTCGAGCCGGCGGAGCTGCTGGTCGCTTCGTCGGTCGAACGCGAGTCCAAAGTCGAAGATACCGTGGAGGAGATCCTTGAAGCGTTGGCAGAGCCGCTGGCCGCAGCGTCCGAGCGCGCGCGCGAGTCGCAAAAGACTCCTCCTGCAGAGCCGGAGCGCGAGCTGGAGGCTCTCGTCGAGAGTTTGGTTCAGGAGTTGCCTTCGGTCGAAGCGGGCGAGGAGAGCGCAGTCCTCCCCGAAGTGGACCTGAAAGAGGCGATCTTCGATGAGAAGATCACCGAAGCGTTGCATGCCGAGGAAGAGCGCATCGAACTGACGCCCGAAGAACGCGCGGAGGTCGCGGAGGTCAAAGAGTCCGCACCCTCGGAAGAACAAGCGCCGCGCGTCGGCTCGGTTCACGTGCAACTTGGTGTGTCCTCGCGACGACAGCGAATCGTGGATGATCAGTCGGATCATTTGCTGACCGAGGGCTCACCGACGTCGGAGACGGACGCTTCAGGTGAAGCGGCCTCCATCGTCGAATCGTCGCAGGAAGTAGCGACGGACGCGGACGCTACCTCTCGTGCCGAGGAGTCGACGTCGAGCGATCCGGAGGATCCGCCGCTTCCGGACGGAGAGGCATCGGTGCGCTCACCGCAGATTCGCGCGCGCCTGGCCGCGCGGCGGCGCGTTCGCCGTCGGCGAACTGGGCGCACGAGCGCCGCTGAGTCTCCGGCGAGCGAGGAGCGCGCGGAGGCGAAGCCGACGATCACCGAATTGCTCGAAGAAGGGCAGGAGATCCTCGTGCAGATCGCCAAGGAGCCGATTGGCACCAAAGGCGCGCGCGTGACGACGCACATCACCCTCCCGGGGCGATACCTCGTCTATCTGCCGACGTTCGAGCATGTGGGCGTCTCGCGGCGGATCACCTCCTCGACCGAACGCGCGCGCTTGCGTCGGCTCGTCAGCGAGTTGCGCGCGCGGCAGAAGATCGCCGGGGGCGTGATCGTGCGCACGGCCGCCGAAGGCTGTGGCGAGGCGGAATTACTCGACGATCTGCTCTACCTCTACCGCACTTGGGTCGACATTCGCACACGCGCCGAGCGTGCGCGCGCGCCGCAGCTCATTCATCGCGAGCTGGATCTGGTCGAGCGCATCCTGCGCGATCGCCTCTCGGATGACTTCACGGCCATTCGCGTGGACGATGAAGACGACTATGCCCGCATCGTCAACTTCGTCGCCCGCCTGCAACCCAAGCTGCTCCATCGGGTGAAGCTGCACACGCGACCGACGCCGATCTTCGAGGACTACGGCATTCAGGCGGAGATCGAGAAAGCCATTCGCCCGCGGGTGTGGCTGAAATCCGGGGGGTACATCGTCATCAATCAGACGGAAGCACTCGTGGCCATTGATGTGAACACGGGGAAATTCGTTGGCAAGACGAACCGCTTCGAGGATACGATCACGCGCACGAATATTGAAGCGGCGCGAGAGATCGCGCGCCAGATCCGATTGCGCGATCTGGGTGGGATCATCGTCCTCGACTTCATTGACATGGAGGAGCGGAAGAATCGGCAGAAGGTCATGCAGGTGCTGGAGGAAGAGCTGCGGAAGGATCGCGCGCCGACGAAGATCCTGCAGTTCAACGATTTCGGCTTGGTCGCCATCACGCGCAAGCGCGTCAAGCAGAGCCTCGAACGGACGCTCTGCGAACCGTGCCCCTATTGTCACGGGAGTGGATTGGTGAAGTCGCCGCAAACCGTCTGCTTGGAGATCCTGGATGAGGCCAAGCGTATGGCGCTCGCGCGAGAAGTCGAAGATGGCAAAGAGGTCATCGTGCGCGTCCATCCCGAAGTCGCGCGCGCGCTGCGCGAGAAGTATCCGAAGCTCCTCGAAGAGGTCGAGGCCTATCTCGGCGGCAACGTGACCGTCAAAGCCGACCCCTTGATCCATCAGGAGCAGTTCGACATCGCGCTGGTGTGA
- the rodA gene encoding rod shape-determining protein RodA, with product MITYRQKRRFLLDFDWWLLGGALILALLGVLEIYSSQPQEDFWKRQLLWLGIALVAMFVTATVDYHRIVEVAPFIYGICLFLLVLVLPFGQEVYGTRAWLGIGPFSIQPSEFAKIGTILMLALFLAERWEEHRREKHPYLTMREILIASGIAGAPVLLILLEPDVGTALTFVPILGGMLFVAGLRPRIITAGVVGVAVALSLGWYFRHQVLKPYQVQRIEVIFHPERADRRGYGYQTYQSMIAVGSGGLTGRGLFRGTQSRLRFLPKAYTDFIAAVVAEELGFLGILGVLALYAFLLLRALNHAKLARDSMGTLLVTGIVSLLSFHILMNLGMIVGLVPVIGIPLPLMSYGGSALVATFIGLGLIANVRLHRYVN from the coding sequence ATGATCACGTACCGACAAAAGCGGCGCTTCCTTCTGGATTTCGATTGGTGGCTGCTGGGCGGGGCGCTCATCTTGGCGCTGTTGGGCGTGCTGGAGATCTATAGCTCGCAACCGCAGGAAGATTTTTGGAAGCGGCAATTGCTATGGCTGGGCATCGCCCTTGTGGCTATGTTCGTGACGGCCACGGTGGACTATCATCGGATTGTCGAAGTGGCCCCGTTCATCTACGGCATCTGTCTCTTTCTGCTCGTCCTGGTCCTGCCTTTTGGGCAAGAGGTCTACGGGACGAGGGCCTGGTTGGGGATTGGGCCCTTCAGCATTCAGCCTTCGGAATTCGCCAAGATCGGCACGATCCTCATGCTCGCCCTCTTCTTGGCCGAGCGTTGGGAAGAGCATCGGCGGGAGAAGCATCCCTATCTGACGATGCGCGAGATTCTCATCGCGTCGGGGATCGCTGGAGCGCCGGTCTTGCTGATTCTGCTTGAGCCGGACGTGGGGACAGCCCTCACGTTCGTCCCGATCTTAGGCGGGATGCTCTTTGTCGCCGGATTACGACCCCGCATCATCACAGCCGGTGTCGTGGGAGTAGCCGTCGCGCTGAGCCTCGGGTGGTATTTCCGCCATCAGGTCTTGAAGCCGTATCAGGTGCAACGAATCGAAGTGATCTTTCATCCGGAGCGCGCCGATCGTCGCGGCTATGGGTACCAGACCTATCAATCCATGATCGCCGTGGGCTCCGGGGGACTCACCGGACGCGGCCTCTTTCGCGGGACGCAAAGCCGGTTGCGCTTCTTGCCGAAGGCCTACACGGATTTCATCGCGGCCGTCGTGGCCGAGGAATTGGGATTCTTAGGCATATTGGGCGTCCTCGCGCTCTATGCGTTCCTCTTGTTGCGAGCGCTCAATCATGCGAAGTTAGCGCGGGATTCGATGGGCACATTGCTCGTCACGGGGATCGTCTCCCTGTTGAGTTTTCACATCCTCATGAACCTCGGCATGATCGTCGGGCTTGTGCCCGTCATCGGCATCCCGCTGCCGCTGATGAGCTATGGAGGATCAGCCCTGGTCGCCACGTTCATCGGCTTGGGGCTGATCGCCAACGTGCGTTTGCATCGGTATGTGAATTGA
- a CDS encoding CPBP family intramembrane metalloprotease encodes MARTILFNAAGRVRAGWRVLIFFALFLVLGPLGGVLLSFAYDILPTGDAPPQRMNALGFQLLAYGTLLGATLLASAVCLRWLDRRPFQSLGYQWRQRGWCEYLVGFGLAALMITIVVLIELPLGHVDLQWEGRPAAETASGTLQAFFFFNVAAAFEEFLFRGYPLQTLLLDVRPTLAVSAPSLLFGLGHAGNPNASALGVFNTVLAGVWLSIAYMKTHRLWLPIGLHAGWNFTMSTIYGLTVSGIEERIGTSLFRASQTGPAWLTGGSYGPEGGVLVTVVLIGASLWLWRTPRLRPHEETHEPLARG; translated from the coding sequence ATGGCCAGAACGATCCTCTTCAACGCTGCTGGACGCGTGCGCGCCGGGTGGCGCGTGCTCATATTTTTCGCGCTCTTTCTCGTGCTCGGCCCTCTTGGAGGAGTGCTCCTCAGCTTCGCCTATGATATCCTCCCAACGGGTGACGCTCCTCCTCAGCGAATGAACGCCCTCGGTTTTCAACTCCTCGCCTACGGCACGCTTCTTGGCGCGACGCTGTTGGCTTCAGCCGTGTGCCTGCGATGGCTCGATCGGCGTCCCTTTCAAAGCCTCGGCTATCAATGGCGCCAGCGCGGATGGTGCGAGTATCTCGTCGGATTCGGTCTCGCGGCGCTGATGATTACGATCGTTGTCCTCATCGAACTGCCTCTCGGTCATGTGGACCTGCAGTGGGAGGGACGCCCTGCCGCCGAAACGGCGAGCGGGACGCTCCAGGCCTTCTTCTTCTTCAATGTGGCCGCGGCCTTCGAGGAATTCCTCTTTCGCGGGTATCCGCTTCAGACGCTGCTTCTAGACGTGCGACCGACGCTCGCCGTGAGCGCGCCCTCGCTGCTTTTCGGACTCGGGCACGCGGGGAATCCAAACGCTTCGGCGCTAGGTGTTTTCAATACGGTGTTGGCCGGCGTCTGGCTCTCGATCGCGTACATGAAGACTCATCGGCTCTGGCTCCCGATCGGACTGCATGCCGGATGGAACTTCACGATGAGCACCATCTATGGCCTAACCGTGAGCGGCATCGAGGAGCGCATTGGCACATCCCTCTTCCGCGCATCCCAAACCGGTCCCGCGTGGCTCACCGGCGGGAGTTATGGCCCAGAGGGCGGTGTGTTGGTGACGGTCGTGTTGATCGGCGCGAGCCTGTGGCTCTGGCGAACCCCGCGCCTTCGCCCACACGAGGAGACCCATGAACCGCTCGCTCGAGGATGA
- a CDS encoding thioredoxin domain-containing protein, with product MKREKHQSAHSGKAVARSEKSRDANPEVEALLRSYRWIRRAAALGLLSALYLTWHYKLFLSGAGDQALCNVSELINCDRVAASSWSRLFGLPLAVWGAGGYLALIVHTTRVLRRTIRERRERWPTAPSDYAVSTLLLIVPFVIGLAILPFVSLVHLRALCLGCAVSWIADLGLLIFGIHLLRRARVAKERAVILRPLWPSVALGALLIVPLNWYARPSPPPTPVESKRMLEEKARPVAEATDVTAPSPLSPTFGSPGAPITIVYFTDFQCPYCKLQTEALRQLLARRPRQVRVIYRHYPLDQACNLRLTRTAHSFACLLAQLAIEAQRRGAFEAWSTEIWRAQESLTLERIHEIARRYGLDPTRVAQDPEIQRQLARDISLAERSGVDSTPTLIINGRLIRGYQPVERLESFVAALLQSPSGPMSPGR from the coding sequence ATGAAGCGAGAGAAGCATCAATCGGCACATTCGGGCAAGGCTGTCGCGCGATCGGAGAAGTCGCGTGATGCGAATCCCGAAGTGGAAGCGCTTTTGCGCTCCTATCGGTGGATTCGACGCGCCGCCGCGCTCGGACTGCTCTCAGCGCTCTATCTCACGTGGCACTATAAGCTCTTCCTCTCCGGAGCTGGCGATCAAGCGCTCTGCAACGTGAGCGAACTCATCAATTGCGATCGCGTAGCGGCCTCTTCCTGGAGTCGGCTCTTCGGACTCCCCTTGGCCGTTTGGGGCGCCGGGGGGTATTTGGCGCTCATCGTGCATACGACGCGCGTCTTGCGCCGCACGATACGAGAGCGTAGAGAACGCTGGCCGACCGCACCTTCAGATTATGCGGTCTCCACACTGTTGCTCATCGTGCCCTTCGTTATCGGATTAGCGATCTTGCCCTTCGTCTCGCTCGTGCACCTGCGCGCGCTGTGTCTGGGATGCGCGGTGAGTTGGATCGCTGATCTGGGGCTGCTCATCTTCGGCATTCATCTGCTGCGACGCGCGCGTGTCGCCAAAGAGCGCGCGGTGATCCTGCGCCCACTCTGGCCTTCGGTTGCGCTCGGTGCGCTGCTCATCGTTCCTCTGAACTGGTATGCGCGTCCGTCACCGCCTCCGACTCCCGTGGAATCGAAGAGGATGCTGGAAGAGAAGGCGCGCCCCGTCGCCGAGGCGACCGACGTGACGGCTCCCAGCCCGTTGAGTCCGACTTTCGGAAGTCCAGGAGCGCCGATCACGATCGTCTACTTCACCGATTTCCAATGCCCCTACTGCAAGCTGCAAACAGAAGCGCTGCGACAGCTCCTTGCGCGTCGCCCGCGCCAGGTGCGGGTTATCTACCGACATTATCCCCTCGATCAAGCCTGCAACTTGCGGTTGACGCGAACGGCCCATTCGTTCGCCTGTCTGTTGGCGCAACTGGCCATCGAGGCGCAGCGGCGGGGCGCCTTCGAGGCATGGTCCACCGAGATCTGGCGCGCACAAGAATCGCTCACGCTGGAGCGCATCCACGAGATCGCGCGCCGCTATGGACTCGATCCCACGCGCGTCGCACAAGACCCCGAGATTCAGCGACAGCTCGCGCGAGACATCTCCCTCGCCGAACGCTCCGGCGTAGACTCCACGCCCACGCTCATTATCAATGGTCGTCTCATCCGTGGCTATCAGCCCGTCGAACGCTTGGAATCCTTCGTCGCCGCTCTGCTCCAATCCCCTTCCGGTCCGATGAGCCCAGGAAGATGA
- the mrdA gene encoding penicillin-binding protein 2: MASRGLDLLERAKEVTAATDRLTLLQYLLLVLFIGLGVRFWSLQVVQHQKYLRAAENNRLRLIPIPAPRGAILDRHGRVIVDNRPTLSIILNREELRARGRKPQELVEELIAQGLALDRESVRQRLEAMSTQPAYYPVVLKENATLQEVAWVRARQIEYPELDIMEQPQRRYPHGTLLAHVLGYVGEISREQLARPEFRDYRPGDLIGRAGVELVYDRLLRGRDGYRRVIVDSTGHEVGEIERVDPIPGHDIKLTIDLDLQRVAEEQLGGRRGAIIALNPQNGEILALASHPAYDPSLFSQRINTPEGRAEYRQLLLDPERPLYNRAIQGIYPTGSTWKIFVAAAALEEGLITPERSTIPCGRGIQVGNRFVRCLGSHGMPDLHRAIVVSCDGYFYRLGLRLGIDRMEQWVKRFGLGQRTGIDLPDEVAGFVPSRALKARLNPRDPRWRDFDTVIASIGQGSVAISPLQLVRAIGGIAVGGVFHTPHIFKEAIGPGGTTYTADRPLVVPLSKTTIEALRSAMWGVVNEGGGTGGAARVVGLDVSGKTGTAQVVAKEKAAAAAHLKDHAWFVSFAPRDNPEIAVVVLIENVGFGGRFSAPVARVLYETYKEKYKPTREVAAATSPVPDGAPSGHPSRMPASPVALEAIRRRLPMRAPNVSQ; encoded by the coding sequence ATGGCGAGTCGCGGGTTGGATCTCTTGGAGCGAGCGAAGGAGGTGACGGCGGCCACCGATCGCCTCACGCTCCTCCAATATCTGTTGCTGGTGCTCTTCATCGGATTGGGCGTGCGATTCTGGTCCCTGCAAGTGGTGCAGCATCAGAAGTATTTGCGCGCGGCCGAGAACAATCGCCTTCGCCTGATTCCGATCCCCGCGCCCCGGGGGGCAATCCTCGATCGGCATGGGCGCGTCATCGTGGACAATCGTCCGACGCTCAGCATCATCCTGAATCGCGAAGAACTGCGCGCTCGGGGGCGGAAGCCGCAGGAGCTGGTGGAGGAGCTGATCGCCCAAGGCTTGGCGCTCGATCGCGAGAGCGTGCGGCAGCGCTTGGAGGCGATGAGCACGCAGCCGGCCTATTATCCGGTCGTCCTCAAGGAGAACGCGACGCTGCAAGAAGTCGCATGGGTCCGAGCACGGCAGATCGAATATCCGGAATTGGACATCATGGAGCAACCGCAGCGCCGGTATCCCCACGGGACCTTGCTCGCCCATGTGCTCGGCTACGTGGGGGAGATCTCTCGCGAGCAACTCGCTCGGCCCGAGTTTCGGGACTATCGGCCTGGCGATCTGATCGGACGCGCCGGCGTGGAATTGGTCTACGATCGTCTCTTGCGGGGGCGCGACGGCTATCGGCGCGTGATCGTGGACAGCACCGGGCATGAAGTGGGCGAGATCGAGCGCGTGGATCCGATCCCGGGGCACGACATCAAGCTGACGATTGATCTCGACCTGCAGCGGGTCGCTGAGGAGCAACTCGGCGGGCGGCGCGGCGCCATCATCGCCCTGAATCCGCAGAACGGCGAGATCTTGGCCCTGGCCAGTCATCCGGCGTATGATCCCTCGCTCTTCTCGCAGCGAATCAACACGCCCGAAGGACGAGCCGAATATCGTCAATTGCTCCTTGATCCGGAGCGTCCACTCTACAATCGAGCGATTCAAGGCATCTACCCGACGGGCTCGACGTGGAAAATCTTCGTCGCCGCGGCGGCTTTGGAGGAGGGGCTCATTACGCCCGAGCGTTCGACGATTCCCTGTGGCCGAGGGATCCAAGTGGGAAATCGGTTCGTGCGATGTTTGGGATCGCATGGGATGCCGGATTTGCATCGAGCGATCGTCGTCTCCTGCGATGGATATTTCTATCGGTTGGGACTTCGGCTCGGCATTGATCGCATGGAGCAGTGGGTGAAGCGGTTCGGGTTAGGGCAGCGCACGGGGATTGATCTGCCGGACGAAGTCGCCGGGTTCGTGCCAAGCCGAGCCCTCAAGGCAAGGCTCAATCCGCGCGATCCGCGTTGGAGGGATTTCGATACGGTGATCGCTTCGATCGGGCAGGGATCAGTCGCGATCTCGCCGCTGCAGCTTGTGCGCGCGATTGGGGGGATTGCTGTCGGGGGCGTCTTTCACACGCCGCATATCTTCAAAGAAGCGATCGGGCCGGGAGGCACGACCTATACGGCGGATCGTCCGCTCGTTGTACCGCTCAGCAAGACGACGATCGAGGCGCTTCGTTCGGCGATGTGGGGAGTGGTCAACGAGGGCGGCGGGACGGGTGGGGCGGCGCGCGTCGTGGGCTTAGACGTCTCGGGTAAGACAGGAACGGCGCAAGTCGTCGCGAAGGAGAAAGCCGCAGCGGCCGCACACTTGAAGGATCATGCGTGGTTCGTGAGCTTCGCTCCGCGCGATAATCCGGAGATCGCCGTTGTCGTGCTCATCGAAAACGTGGGGTTCGGCGGGCGATTCAGTGCGCCCGTGGCCCGCGTCCTCTACGAGACGTACAAGGAGAAATACAAGCCGACGCGCGAAGTCGCCGCCGCGACATCTCCAGTGCCTGATGGCGCCCCATCAGGACATCCGTCACGGATGCCCGCGTCGCCTGTGGCGCTGGAGGCCATTCGGCGCCGATTGCCCATGCGCGCACCGAACGTGAGCCAATGA